Proteins from a genomic interval of Streptomyces sp. SID8374:
- a CDS encoding AAA family ATPase produces the protein MKPSRPLYEREPELAAAARAVDDLCGAQAVGGLLVFSGEAGLGKTALLAEIRAMAADRCTVWSARGGETVTSVPFHVVRQLLQPALDQFPADEKRSLFGDWYDTTAPALGLAEPSGPQPDPQGVRDGLDYVVSRLASRLSHRPLLLLVDDAHWADGESLSWLSSFTARLGELPLLVVQAYRPQEMAERNASYVADREAERGSDGPSSVTRVALRALTPDATAELARAALGEHADDPFCREVWAVTGGNPYEAVELVAKVQDQELAPVEESAGQLRELGASARGSGLVARLERLGTNANRFAWAAAVLGTDISQELAATLAGMSSAEAADCTARLRDARIVSGFDPLEFVHPLIATAVYRSIPPATRTAMHGRAAWAITRAGLGAAAASRHLLEVHPDDDQELVAQLREAAGQHLAVGAPEAARRCLERALEEPPRPKDRAVLLYELGCATLLSSPPTTVQHLRAALDMPGLDDGLRVDATFRLAAALAHNNQLKDAALSLAAEAARTAPGPGLMRLQAAHFMWEGMQATEDDGPARSRRLTRNADHLKGRDNAERALLTLRAFDAMLRGENAQLIVDLCERALVDGSPARGLGWTDSEWGFELPTMVGITYTFTDQLDRAESLFGEAVRAFEISGWSGAHLAFAHTLLGMVHRRRGRLAEAEGFLREGLRLADRVGSGLPVHWDAACLLIDTLLARGRTAEARKIADRYNFGPPYPSAMVLPDGPCVLGRLLLAEGRKEEAIAELEAAGAALEPRERFNGIWAPWAGDLARAVAQDDPGRAAHLAARARVHAERFGTDTAIGEALRCVALFAPPEEAEQLLADAVRHLERSSSAYEHALARVDYGIAIGSHRELARAQKQAMACGAEGLAARAQQARTSIRSSE, from the coding sequence ATGAAGCCGTCCCGGCCGTTGTACGAGCGTGAACCGGAACTCGCCGCTGCCGCGAGGGCGGTGGACGATCTGTGCGGAGCGCAGGCCGTCGGCGGGCTGCTGGTCTTCAGCGGGGAGGCGGGGCTCGGGAAGACCGCCCTGCTCGCCGAGATCCGGGCGATGGCCGCCGACCGCTGCACGGTCTGGTCCGCCCGTGGCGGCGAGACCGTCACCTCCGTACCGTTCCATGTCGTACGTCAGTTGCTTCAGCCCGCACTCGACCAGTTCCCGGCCGACGAGAAGCGGTCCCTGTTCGGCGACTGGTACGACACCACGGCACCCGCACTCGGACTGGCCGAGCCCAGCGGGCCGCAGCCCGACCCGCAGGGTGTCCGGGACGGCCTCGACTACGTCGTCTCCCGGCTCGCCTCCCGCCTCAGCCACCGGCCGTTACTGCTCCTGGTCGACGACGCCCACTGGGCGGACGGCGAATCCCTCTCCTGGCTCTCCTCGTTCACGGCCCGCCTCGGCGAACTGCCGCTCCTCGTCGTCCAGGCGTACCGGCCGCAGGAGATGGCCGAGCGCAATGCGAGCTACGTCGCCGACCGCGAGGCCGAGCGTGGTTCCGACGGGCCGAGTTCGGTCACCCGGGTCGCCCTGCGGGCGCTGACCCCGGACGCCACCGCCGAACTGGCCCGCGCGGCCCTGGGTGAGCACGCCGACGACCCGTTCTGCCGCGAGGTCTGGGCCGTCACCGGCGGCAACCCGTACGAGGCCGTCGAGTTGGTCGCCAAGGTGCAGGACCAGGAGCTGGCACCGGTCGAGGAGTCGGCCGGGCAGCTGCGGGAGCTGGGCGCCTCCGCCCGGGGCAGCGGGCTCGTCGCCCGGCTGGAGCGGCTCGGCACCAACGCCAACCGGTTCGCCTGGGCGGCCGCCGTGCTCGGCACCGACATCTCCCAGGAGCTGGCCGCCACCCTCGCCGGGATGAGTTCGGCGGAGGCCGCCGACTGCACGGCCCGGCTGCGCGACGCCCGTATCGTCAGCGGCTTCGACCCGTTGGAGTTCGTCCACCCGCTGATCGCGACCGCCGTCTACCGCTCCATCCCGCCGGCCACCCGTACCGCGATGCACGGACGCGCCGCCTGGGCGATCACCCGGGCCGGCCTCGGCGCCGCGGCCGCCTCCCGGCACCTGCTGGAGGTCCACCCGGACGACGACCAGGAACTGGTCGCCCAGCTCCGCGAGGCCGCGGGCCAGCACCTCGCCGTCGGCGCCCCCGAAGCGGCCAGGCGCTGTCTGGAACGTGCCCTGGAGGAGCCGCCCCGCCCGAAGGACCGCGCGGTCCTGCTGTACGAGCTCGGCTGCGCCACCCTGCTCAGCTCCCCGCCCACCACCGTGCAGCATCTGCGGGCGGCCCTCGACATGCCCGGCCTCGACGACGGCCTGCGGGTCGACGCCACGTTCCGGCTCGCCGCCGCGCTCGCCCACAACAACCAGCTCAAGGACGCGGCGCTCTCGCTGGCCGCCGAGGCGGCCCGTACGGCACCGGGCCCCGGCCTGATGCGGCTGCAAGCCGCGCACTTCATGTGGGAGGGCATGCAGGCCACCGAGGACGACGGCCCGGCCCGCTCCCGCCGCCTCACCCGCAACGCCGACCACCTCAAGGGCCGCGACAACGCGGAGCGGGCGCTGCTCACCCTGCGGGCCTTCGACGCCATGCTGCGCGGCGAGAACGCCCAGCTCATCGTCGACCTGTGCGAACGGGCCCTGGTCGACGGCAGCCCCGCCCGGGGCCTGGGCTGGACCGACTCCGAGTGGGGCTTCGAGCTGCCCACCATGGTCGGCATCACCTACACCTTCACCGACCAGCTGGACCGGGCCGAGAGCCTCTTCGGCGAGGCGGTACGGGCCTTCGAGATCTCCGGCTGGAGCGGCGCCCACCTGGCGTTCGCACACACCCTGCTCGGCATGGTCCACCGCCGTCGCGGACGTCTCGCGGAGGCCGAGGGCTTCCTGCGCGAAGGGCTCCGGCTCGCCGACCGGGTCGGCTCCGGGCTGCCCGTCCACTGGGACGCGGCGTGCCTGCTCATCGACACGCTGCTGGCCCGCGGCCGCACCGCCGAGGCCCGCAAGATCGCCGACCGCTACAACTTCGGACCGCCCTACCCCAGCGCCATGGTGCTGCCGGACGGCCCGTGCGTCCTGGGCCGCCTGCTGCTGGCCGAAGGCCGCAAGGAGGAGGCGATCGCCGAGCTCGAAGCGGCCGGTGCCGCCCTGGAGCCCCGCGAACGCTTCAACGGCATCTGGGCACCCTGGGCCGGCGACCTCGCCCGAGCCGTGGCCCAGGACGACCCGGGCCGGGCCGCGCACCTCGCGGCCCGCGCACGGGTGCACGCCGAACGGTTCGGTACGGACACCGCGATCGGCGAAGCCCTGCGCTGCGTCGCGCTCTTCGCCCCGCCCGAGGAGGCGGAGCAGCTCCTCGCCGACGCCGTACGCCACCTGGAGAGGTCCTCCTCCGCCTACGAGCACGCGCTCGCCCGCGTCGACTACGGCATCGCGATCGGCTCGCACCGCGAACTGGCCCGGGCCCAGAAGCAGGCCATGGCCTGCGGAGCCGAAGGGCTGGCGGCCCGCGCCCAGCAGGCACGGACGTCGATCCGGTCCTCGGAGTGA
- a CDS encoding glycosyltransferase — translation MSAGTVAVVVPAHDEEALLPAALAAVGRAARHPGLAGTRVLTVVVADDCRDRTSAVARDAGALVVGTRFRNPGRARAAGVRHALARADAAAPVTWIATTDADSVVPHDWLVHQLARAREGWEAVVGTVVLPSTSPLATPHRIRYEATRPPTGTPWAHPHVHGANLGVATTAYLDVGGFPGLATGEDHALVEALERRGHRVLRTARCPVLTSPRLQARARDGFGAYLAAMPRPAGA, via the coding sequence GTGAGCGCCGGGACCGTCGCCGTGGTCGTCCCCGCCCACGACGAGGAGGCGTTGCTGCCCGCGGCGCTCGCCGCGGTCGGCCGGGCGGCCCGCCACCCCGGGCTCGCCGGGACGCGGGTGCTGACCGTCGTGGTGGCGGACGACTGCCGCGACCGTACGTCCGCCGTGGCCCGCGACGCGGGGGCGCTCGTGGTCGGCACCCGCTTCCGCAACCCCGGCCGGGCCAGGGCCGCAGGCGTCCGCCACGCCCTGGCCCGGGCCGACGCGGCGGCGCCGGTCACCTGGATCGCGACGACCGACGCCGACAGCGTGGTCCCGCACGACTGGCTGGTCCACCAGCTGGCCAGGGCCCGGGAAGGCTGGGAGGCGGTCGTCGGCACCGTCGTCCTGCCGTCCACCTCACCGCTGGCCACACCCCACCGGATACGTTACGAGGCCACCCGCCCGCCGACCGGAACCCCCTGGGCGCACCCTCACGTACACGGCGCCAACCTCGGGGTGGCCACCACCGCCTACCTGGATGTCGGCGGCTTCCCCGGCCTGGCCACCGGCGAGGACCACGCCTTGGTCGAGGCCCTCGAACGCCGGGGCCACCGCGTGCTGCGCACCGCCCGGTGTCCGGTCCTCACCTCGCCCCGGCTCCAGGCCCGCGCCCGGGACGGCTTCGGCGCCTACCTCGCGGCGATGCCCCGGCCCGCCGGGGCATGA
- a CDS encoding SAM-dependent methyltransferase, which produces MSRPRTPATYFDAMYGSAEDPWSLAERWYERRKYDLTVAALPLPRYRRAFEPGCSVGELTRRLADRCDTVLACDRVESAVETARRRTAALPQVSVRHMLLPEEWPEGSFDLVVLSELLYYLDEMTLGTVLERTVSSLEPEGTLVTVHWNHPVEEHLTTGDGIARRVAAQPGLVLAADHREEDFVLQVHRRTTANGERPAGVAAREGLV; this is translated from the coding sequence ATGAGCCGTCCCCGCACCCCGGCCACGTACTTCGACGCGATGTACGGCTCCGCCGAGGACCCCTGGAGCCTGGCCGAGCGGTGGTACGAGCGCCGCAAGTACGACCTGACCGTCGCGGCCCTGCCGCTGCCGCGCTACCGCCGGGCCTTCGAACCCGGCTGCTCCGTCGGAGAACTCACCCGCCGTCTGGCGGACCGCTGCGACACCGTGCTCGCGTGCGACCGGGTGGAGTCCGCCGTCGAGACGGCCCGCCGGCGCACCGCCGCACTCCCCCAGGTGTCGGTGCGGCACATGCTGCTGCCCGAGGAGTGGCCCGAGGGCTCCTTCGACCTGGTCGTCCTCTCCGAACTCCTCTACTACCTGGACGAGATGACACTCGGTACGGTGCTGGAGCGGACGGTGTCGTCCCTGGAACCGGAGGGCACCCTGGTCACCGTCCACTGGAACCACCCGGTGGAGGAGCATCTGACCACCGGCGACGGGATCGCACGACGCGTCGCCGCCCAGCCCGGCCTCGTCCTTGCCGCCGACCACCGTGAGGAGGACTTCGTCCTCCAGGTCCACCGGCGGACCACCGCGAACGGTGAACGGCCCGCCGGTGTCGCCGCCCGCGAGGGACTGGTGTGA
- a CDS encoding PIG-L family deacetylase has translation MSTVEGRTPEGHADAIQAPGTDEALWRAWHGWDRLPDYTLPEEGRVVVVAAHPDDEVLGVGGTIARLAAAGLAVTVVSVTDGEGSHPDSLVLSPAELAGLRARELEEALAELGAAGAEIVRLRLPDTGVGEHEDALARALTPLLSGAALCLAPWTGDVHGDHEAAGRAALAAARATAVPCGLYPVWMWHWAEPGDSRVPWERAARVVLPSAAQALKRAAVSRFATQIRPLGPAPQDAAVLPPDELTHHLRGWEVVFV, from the coding sequence ATGAGCACGGTGGAGGGCCGGACGCCCGAGGGCCACGCGGACGCGATCCAGGCACCCGGCACCGATGAGGCGCTCTGGCGTGCGTGGCACGGCTGGGACCGGCTCCCGGACTACACGCTCCCGGAGGAGGGGCGGGTGGTGGTGGTCGCCGCCCATCCCGACGACGAGGTGCTGGGCGTGGGCGGCACCATCGCCCGGCTGGCGGCGGCCGGTCTCGCCGTGACCGTGGTGTCGGTCACCGACGGCGAGGGCTCCCACCCGGACTCGCTCGTCCTCTCCCCCGCCGAACTCGCCGGGCTGCGGGCCCGGGAGCTGGAGGAGGCGCTGGCCGAGCTGGGGGCGGCCGGAGCCGAGATCGTGCGGCTGAGGCTGCCCGACACCGGGGTGGGCGAGCACGAGGACGCACTGGCCCGCGCACTGACCCCTCTGCTGTCCGGTGCGGCACTGTGCCTGGCGCCGTGGACCGGGGACGTGCACGGCGACCACGAGGCGGCCGGACGCGCCGCCCTGGCCGCCGCTCGGGCAACGGCCGTGCCGTGCGGGCTGTATCCGGTCTGGATGTGGCACTGGGCCGAGCCCGGTGACAGCCGCGTCCCGTGGGAGCGGGCCGCCCGCGTCGTCCTGCCGTCGGCGGCGCAGGCGCTCAAGCGTGCCGCCGTCAGCCGGTTCGCCACGCAGATCCGGCCGCTCGGACCCGCTCCGCAGGACGCGGCCGTACTGCCTCCGGATGAGCTGACCCACCATCTGCGCGGCTGGGAGGTGGTCTTCGTATGA
- a CDS encoding acyl-CoA dehydrogenase, which translates to MHDATPLPTGVETSVGGAAPADGGGPTTAAVRRTADGFTRFVDAVTAGSVEAPLPGGGRTATRFDVLSEVAEDDLCVARLAEGHLDAVAILAELDGEPVAPGRRWGVWAAEPPGSGLTATRGPDGWVLNGLKRYCSGAHSCTHALVTATAEDGRRLFAVRTGVPEGLPAAEAGQGCTPVPGTWRAIGMAGSDSPDVRFTDVPATPVGGVEAYVRRPGFHHGGVGVAACWYGGARAVARVLFTRAEQRADPFTDAHAGAVDLRLYTAGTVLRRAAEEIDLDPLDKAGEAGLRALRVRALVAEVCSEVLDHVGRATGAGPLCHDERHARAVADLGVYVRQHHAERDLAALGGLVARGPEEGR; encoded by the coding sequence ATGCATGATGCGACCCCTCTGCCGACGGGCGTGGAGACCTCCGTCGGCGGTGCAGCGCCCGCGGACGGCGGAGGTCCGACCACCGCCGCGGTCCGCCGGACGGCGGACGGGTTCACCCGCTTCGTCGACGCCGTGACGGCGGGCTCCGTCGAGGCGCCCCTGCCCGGCGGCGGCCGGACCGCCACCCGCTTCGATGTGCTGTCCGAGGTGGCGGAGGACGATCTGTGCGTCGCCCGGCTGGCGGAGGGCCACCTCGACGCCGTGGCGATCCTGGCCGAACTGGACGGCGAGCCGGTGGCGCCGGGCCGGCGCTGGGGCGTGTGGGCCGCCGAACCGCCCGGCTCGGGGCTGACGGCGACGCGCGGCCCGGACGGCTGGGTGCTCAACGGCCTCAAGCGGTACTGCTCCGGAGCGCACAGCTGCACCCACGCCCTGGTCACCGCCACGGCGGAGGACGGCCGGCGGCTCTTCGCCGTCCGTACCGGCGTCCCGGAAGGCCTCCCGGCGGCCGAGGCGGGCCAGGGATGCACGCCGGTGCCGGGCACCTGGCGCGCGATCGGCATGGCCGGCAGCGACAGCCCCGACGTCCGCTTCACCGACGTTCCCGCCACCCCGGTCGGCGGGGTGGAGGCGTACGTGCGCCGCCCCGGCTTCCACCACGGCGGGGTCGGTGTCGCCGCGTGCTGGTACGGCGGGGCGCGAGCGGTGGCCCGCGTGCTGTTCACCCGGGCGGAGCAGCGCGCCGATCCGTTCACCGACGCCCACGCCGGTGCGGTGGACCTGCGGCTGTACACGGCCGGTACGGTGCTGCGCCGGGCGGCCGAGGAGATCGACCTCGACCCGCTCGACAAGGCGGGCGAGGCCGGGCTGCGTGCCCTGCGGGTACGGGCCCTGGTGGCGGAGGTGTGCTCCGAGGTCCTGGACCATGTGGGCCGGGCGACCGGCGCGGGGCCGCTGTGCCACGACGAGCGGCATGCCCGGGCCGTCGCCGACCTGGGCGTCTATGTACGCCAGCACCACGCGGAACGGGACCTGGCGGCCCTGGGCGGGCTGGTCGCACGGGGTCCGGAGGAGGGCCGATGA
- a CDS encoding GAF domain-containing SpoIIE family protein phosphatase encodes MRKVGGPVAAGLVFDAGTRADGLPAALSDPARLAAVAATGLLDTGPEEVFEDLASLAARVTGSGRAFVTLVDEDRSFWKSCVGVDVTEIAARQNPVRESFCYFLVGLGGAPFIVDDAATDHRTRDHPSVGPMRIGAWAGFPLLAPDGEVLGSFCVIDDSPRTWSAADLTTLETLARSVSAEIHLRQSLEAARQAHRLSADLAHSLQQGLLPPSLHPIPGLEVAASYHPASASGSSGVEVGGDFYDLFATRGSSYAAVLGDVCGKGVEAAKVTAMARYTVRATASQVLSPAALLGGLNTAMLAQRAPRFLTAVYASFRLTPGGLAGRVSLAGHPPALIRRADGRVHQVGSPGTLLGVVEHVRLADVRFRLVSGDLLLLYTDGACEARPRPGTPSGDRQQVFGDAELAAVLSGTRGLEAEATVKAIGAALADHHDGWASDDTALLALRVPPAA; translated from the coding sequence ATGAGGAAAGTGGGCGGCCCGGTGGCAGCAGGTCTGGTTTTCGACGCGGGTACCCGCGCGGACGGTCTTCCGGCTGCCCTGTCGGACCCGGCCCGGCTGGCGGCGGTGGCCGCGACCGGGCTCCTGGACACCGGCCCGGAGGAGGTCTTCGAGGACCTCGCCTCACTGGCCGCGCGGGTGACCGGCTCCGGCCGGGCGTTCGTGACCCTGGTCGACGAGGACCGCTCCTTCTGGAAGTCCTGCGTGGGCGTGGACGTCACCGAGATCGCCGCCCGCCAGAACCCCGTACGGGAGAGCTTCTGCTACTTCCTGGTCGGCCTGGGCGGTGCCCCCTTCATCGTGGACGACGCGGCGACCGACCACCGGACCCGCGACCACCCCTCGGTCGGACCGATGCGCATCGGCGCCTGGGCCGGTTTTCCGCTGCTGGCACCCGACGGCGAGGTGCTGGGGAGCTTCTGCGTCATCGACGACTCCCCCCGTACCTGGTCCGCCGCCGATCTGACGACGCTGGAGACCCTGGCCCGCTCGGTCTCCGCCGAGATACACCTGCGCCAGTCGCTGGAGGCGGCCCGGCAGGCGCACCGGCTCTCCGCCGATCTCGCCCACTCCCTCCAGCAGGGGCTCCTCCCGCCGTCCCTCCACCCGATCCCCGGACTGGAGGTGGCCGCCTCCTACCATCCGGCATCGGCGAGCGGCAGCTCCGGGGTCGAGGTCGGCGGCGACTTCTACGACCTCTTCGCCACCCGGGGGTCCTCGTACGCCGCCGTACTGGGCGATGTGTGCGGCAAGGGCGTGGAAGCCGCCAAGGTCACCGCCATGGCGCGCTACACCGTACGGGCCACCGCCTCCCAGGTCCTCTCCCCCGCGGCCCTCCTGGGCGGGCTGAACACCGCCATGCTCGCCCAGCGCGCCCCCCGGTTCCTGACGGCCGTCTACGCCTCCTTCCGGCTCACCCCGGGCGGGCTCGCGGGCCGGGTCAGCCTCGCCGGGCACCCGCCCGCCCTGATCCGCCGGGCCGACGGGCGCGTGCACCAGGTCGGCTCACCCGGGACCCTGCTCGGGGTCGTGGAGCACGTCAGGCTCGCCGATGTCCGCTTCCGGCTGGTCTCCGGTGATCTGCTGCTGCTCTACACCGACGGCGCCTGCGAGGCCCGCCCCCGCCCCGGCACACCCTCCGGGGACCGGCAGCAGGTGTTCGGCGACGCCGAGCTGGCGGCCGTCCTGTCGGGGACGCGCGGGCTGGAGGCGGAAGCGACGGTGAAGGCCATCGGCGCGGCCCTGGCCGACCACCACGACGGCTGGGCCAGCGACGACACCGCCCTGCTCGCCCTGCGCGTACCTCCGGCCGCCTGA
- a CDS encoding SHOCT domain-containing protein produces the protein MDDYPLLNLFLTMLYLFLWVMWFFLLFKVVTDLFRDHTLNGWAKAGWLIFVILLPYLGVLIYLIVRGRSMHERDAKAVKDSEAAFRQYVREAANSGGPSGSTSHVSDLAKLAELKDKGALNAEEYERAKAKLLA, from the coding sequence ATGGACGATTACCCGCTCCTCAACCTCTTCCTGACCATGCTGTACCTGTTCCTCTGGGTCATGTGGTTCTTCCTGCTGTTCAAGGTGGTGACGGACCTGTTCCGCGACCACACCCTGAACGGCTGGGCCAAGGCGGGCTGGCTGATCTTCGTCATCCTGCTGCCCTACCTGGGCGTGCTGATCTACCTGATCGTGCGGGGCCGCAGCATGCACGAGCGCGACGCCAAGGCGGTCAAGGACTCGGAAGCCGCGTTCCGGCAGTACGTGCGGGAGGCGGCCAACAGCGGCGGCCCATCCGGCTCCACCAGCCATGTGAGCGATCTGGCGAAGCTCGCCGAGCTCAAGGACAAGGGCGCGCTCAACGCCGAGGAGTACGAGCGGGCCAAGGCCAAGCTCCTCGCCTGA
- a CDS encoding urea transporter: protein MPVAEPDIIRKLQKREPFGFLLASVRGVGQVDLQPLLWTGLLILAALWSAGWEIGLFATLGTLVSTATAYALGVDRSGIVLGLQGYSGCLTGIALVTSLGHHPATYVLAVVGAVICTLLTASLTTLLTPFGLTALTAPFCLVSGVMVLGAPSFSRIWNDAPKPVSSPTSGDTAISWDDLWHAFFTNVSQVFLVDEWYVGLIMLAGLACAGMRVFLFAAAGSVMGIVAGWALGAPTELIRNGIYGYNAVLVAIALGAVFLSGTVANGAYALFGAAASTGLTASLTSFFKPFGGHTFTWPFILTTWALMAAVPLLPRLRRSD from the coding sequence GTGCCCGTCGCTGAACCGGACATCATCCGAAAACTGCAGAAACGCGAGCCTTTCGGCTTCCTTCTGGCCTCGGTGCGCGGGGTGGGACAGGTCGACCTCCAGCCCCTCCTCTGGACCGGCCTCCTCATCCTCGCCGCACTGTGGAGCGCCGGCTGGGAGATCGGCCTCTTCGCGACCCTGGGCACCCTGGTCTCCACGGCCACCGCCTACGCCCTGGGCGTGGACCGGTCCGGCATCGTCCTCGGCCTCCAGGGCTACAGCGGCTGCCTCACCGGCATCGCGCTGGTCACCTCGCTGGGGCACCACCCCGCCACGTACGTCCTCGCCGTCGTCGGCGCGGTCATCTGCACCCTGCTCACCGCGTCGCTGACCACGCTGCTCACCCCGTTCGGCCTGACCGCGCTCACCGCGCCCTTCTGCCTGGTGTCGGGTGTCATGGTGCTCGGCGCCCCCTCCTTCAGCCGGATCTGGAACGACGCTCCCAAGCCCGTCTCCTCGCCCACATCGGGGGACACGGCCATCTCCTGGGACGACCTCTGGCACGCCTTCTTCACCAACGTGTCGCAGGTCTTCCTGGTGGACGAGTGGTACGTCGGGCTCATCATGCTCGCCGGGCTGGCCTGCGCCGGAATGCGGGTCTTCCTGTTCGCGGCGGCCGGCAGCGTCATGGGCATCGTGGCCGGCTGGGCCCTCGGCGCTCCGACCGAGCTGATCAGGAACGGCATCTACGGATACAACGCCGTCCTGGTCGCCATCGCCCTGGGGGCCGTCTTCCTCAGCGGCACCGTCGCCAACGGCGCCTACGCGCTCTTCGGAGCCGCCGCCAGCACGGGGCTCACCGCCTCGCTGACCTCCTTCTTCAAGCCTTTCGGCGGCCACACCTTCACCTGGCCGTTCATCCTCACGACCTGGGCACTCATGGCCGCGGTCCCCCTGCTGCCACGCCTCCGCCGGAGCGACTGA
- a CDS encoding urease subunit gamma, with translation MNLAPREIDKLLVYVVADLARKRQGRGLKLNYSEAVALITEAILEAARDGKSVADCMELGRQIVSEDDTMPGVREMLGLLQVEASFMDGTKLVSCHDPIGG, from the coding sequence ATGAACCTCGCCCCCCGCGAGATCGACAAGCTGCTGGTGTACGTGGTCGCCGACCTGGCCCGCAAGCGCCAGGGCCGTGGCCTCAAGCTCAACTACAGCGAGGCCGTCGCGCTGATCACCGAGGCGATCCTCGAAGCGGCCCGGGACGGAAAGAGCGTCGCGGACTGCATGGAGCTGGGCCGTCAGATCGTCTCCGAGGACGACACCATGCCGGGCGTACGGGAGATGCTCGGGCTGCTCCAGGTCGAGGCGTCGTTCATGGACGGCACCAAGCTGGTCTCCTGCCACGACCCCATCGGCGGCTGA
- a CDS encoding cobalamin biosynthesis protein CbiX: MADRCRPVAVCGHEAGYGEALRDLVGPDVLVVTGGRGLIRALARLRRSGEQACVVPMTLGRDPELVADTARTLRALPAVQNAVQTFGTLLAEPFGTDRHLIAWLRAAANRVPATSALLVTAPAGGLFEDAELYRIARLVRGHGAHRLVEVAFTGGDPDPAEGVRRCGRLGATEVALLTAGFAPADPPGVPGVTVASVGPTVSRAALARVLAERVADARQRWSERQDDGIAAGLTAADDHGHGHTHPPGEGHGHHHTHPPGEGHGHHRGHPAADEHGHHHAHASGEGHEHIHLPGVGPHDHGRPHVHSAGHVIRSTA, encoded by the coding sequence GTGGCCGACCGCTGCCGCCCGGTCGCCGTGTGCGGCCACGAAGCCGGTTACGGCGAAGCCCTGCGCGACCTCGTCGGCCCCGACGTGCTCGTCGTCACCGGCGGGCGCGGACTGATCCGCGCCCTGGCCCGCCTCCGGCGCTCGGGCGAACAGGCCTGCGTCGTCCCGATGACCCTCGGCCGGGACCCGGAACTCGTCGCGGACACCGCACGCACGCTCCGGGCGCTGCCCGCCGTACAGAATGCCGTGCAGACCTTCGGGACCCTGCTCGCCGAACCGTTCGGCACCGACCGCCATCTGATCGCCTGGCTGCGGGCGGCGGCGAACCGGGTCCCGGCGACGTCGGCCCTGCTCGTCACCGCCCCGGCCGGAGGGCTGTTCGAGGACGCCGAGCTGTACCGGATCGCGCGACTCGTACGGGGCCACGGCGCACATCGGCTCGTCGAGGTGGCGTTCACCGGCGGTGATCCGGACCCGGCCGAGGGGGTGCGGCGCTGCGGGCGCCTCGGCGCGACGGAAGTGGCGCTGCTGACCGCCGGGTTCGCCCCCGCCGACCCGCCCGGCGTGCCGGGCGTCACGGTGGCCTCCGTCGGCCCGACGGTCTCGCGCGCCGCCCTGGCCCGGGTCCTGGCGGAGCGGGTGGCCGACGCCCGGCAGCGGTGGAGCGAGCGCCAGGACGACGGGATCGCGGCCGGACTGACCGCCGCCGACGACCACGGCCACGGCCACACGCACCCGCCCGGTGAGGGACACGGCCACCACCACACCCACCCGCCCGGCGAGGGACACGGCCACCACCGCGGTCACCCGGCGGCCGACGAGCACGGCCACCACCACGCCCACGCGTCGGGCGAGGGGCACGAACACATCCACCTCCCGGGCGTGGGTCCCCACGACCACGGGCGCCCGCACGTCCACAGCGCGGGACACGTCATCAGGAGCACCGCATGA
- a CDS encoding urease subunit beta: MTFRQKYLYGEEPIEINAGRRTVRLTVENTGDRAIQIGSHYHFFEVNSALSFDRQRALGMHLNIPAGTSVRVEPGGTREVELCEYAGTGRLVGFSGLLNGSLVSHPAKVEAVRKAIERGFAGAQNSGQEETPERKRPAQGKPDQKNPEPKKPEQKRSQQKKPKSSQKKGSR; encoded by the coding sequence ATGACTTTCCGTCAGAAGTACCTGTACGGCGAGGAGCCGATCGAGATCAACGCCGGTCGCCGGACCGTCCGGCTCACGGTCGAGAACACCGGTGACCGGGCGATCCAGATCGGATCGCACTACCACTTCTTCGAGGTCAACTCCGCGTTGTCGTTCGACCGGCAGCGGGCGCTCGGCATGCACCTCAACATCCCGGCCGGCACCTCCGTACGGGTCGAACCCGGCGGCACCCGCGAGGTGGAGCTGTGCGAGTACGCCGGGACCGGGCGGCTGGTCGGCTTCAGCGGCCTGCTCAACGGCAGCCTCGTCTCCCACCCGGCCAAGGTCGAGGCGGTCCGCAAGGCGATCGAGCGGGGCTTCGCCGGTGCGCAGAACAGCGGGCAGGAAGAGACGCCGGAACGGAAGAGGCCCGCGCAGGGGAAGCCCGACCAGAAGAACCCCGAGCCGAAGAAGCCCGAGCAGAAGCGTTCCCAGCAGAAGAAGCCGAAGAGTTCCCAGAAGAAGGGGTCGCGCTGA